Proteins encoded by one window of Bacteroidota bacterium:
- the nadE gene encoding NAD(+) synthase, with protein sequence MAFSNNILEIDTKQTIEKITSSIREQILKVLKRRGVVIGISGGVDSSVCASLCTLALGKENIFAIQMPERDSSPESASLANLLANQLGIKMVTEDITPILESSGCYQRQIEAIQELFPEYNSKWKCKISIPSILDGNRLNIFRLTVESPDGQQTAKRMSPQTYLKLIAATNWKQRTRKAIEYYYADRLNYAVCGTPNRLEYDQGFFVKNGDGSADFKPIAHLYKTQVYALAKALGLPEEIYSKPPTTDTYSLSQTQEEFFFSLSYDKLDLCLYAYNYNIPENEVAMAIGLEEDQIERVYKDIESKRRATRYLHTPPLLVEPISEIIKI encoded by the coding sequence ATGGCTTTCTCAAATAACATATTAGAAATCGATACAAAACAAACTATCGAAAAAATAACTTCATCAATTCGCGAGCAAATTTTAAAAGTGCTGAAACGACGAGGTGTCGTGATTGGAATTTCAGGCGGTGTCGATAGTTCGGTCTGCGCCTCTCTCTGCACTTTAGCATTGGGTAAAGAAAATATTTTTGCTATCCAGATGCCAGAACGCGACTCATCTCCCGAATCTGCCTCGCTTGCAAATTTGCTTGCGAATCAATTAGGAATTAAAATGGTTACTGAAGATATTACTCCAATTCTTGAATCTTCGGGATGCTATCAGCGACAAATTGAAGCGATTCAGGAGTTATTTCCGGAATATAATTCGAAATGGAAATGTAAAATATCCATCCCTTCTATTCTCGACGGTAATCGTTTAAATATTTTTCGCCTCACTGTCGAATCCCCTGACGGACAACAGACGGCAAAGCGGATGTCTCCTCAAACTTACTTAAAACTTATTGCTGCAACTAATTGGAAGCAAAGAACGAGGAAAGCAATCGAGTATTATTATGCTGACAGATTGAACTATGCAGTCTGTGGAACACCGAACCGTTTAGAATATGATCAAGGTTTTTTTGTTAAAAATGGAGACGGAAGCGCCGACTTCAAGCCAATTGCACATTTGTATAAAACTCAAGTCTATGCACTAGCAAAAGCATTAGGGCTTCCTGAAGAGATTTATTCAAAACCTCCTACAACCGATACATATTCACTCTCGCAAACCCAGGAAGAATTTTTCTTCTCATTATCGTACGATAAATTGGATTTGTGCTTGTATGCTTATAATTATAACATCCCTGAGAACGAAGTCGCCATGGCAATCGGATTAGAGGAAGATCAAATAGAACGAGTTTACAAAGATATCGAATCAAAACGGAGAGCAACACGTTACTTACACACTCCCCCTTTGTTGGTTGAGCCAATTTCGGAAATTATAAAAATCTAA
- a CDS encoding acyl carrier protein, whose translation MNKEEIGKTVSNFISKNFLFNQEKKIDNTVSLLGTGIIDSMGTLELISFLESNYNIRFDDEELVAENFDSIEKIKEFLSSKLNHSAM comes from the coding sequence ATGAATAAAGAAGAAATCGGAAAAACTGTAAGCAATTTTATAAGCAAAAATTTTTTATTTAATCAAGAGAAAAAGATTGACAATACTGTTTCTCTGCTTGGCACTGGAATAATTGATTCAATGGGAACACTTGAGTTAATTTCATTTCTCGAATCTAATTATAACATCCGATTTGATGACGAGGAATTAGTTGCTGAAAATTTTGATTCTATAGAAAAGATCAAAGAATTCCTCAGTTCAAAACTTAATCATTCTGCTATGTGA
- a CDS encoding T9SS type A sorting domain-containing protein: protein MNNLLKIFFLLIISLTILNQALTQSIQNNLWVTNGEVTATATSGNTVYIGGSFTLVGPVTGRGAVIDVNTSRADTDFPKVNGDIYTVTSDGSGGWYIGGVFTSVGGVTRNRIAHILPDKSLNLNWNPNSNASINDIVVSDTTVYVAGIFTSIGAATRNRIAALNAVTGLASSWNPNANASVSALVVSGSSIYAGGSFTNIGEATRNYIAKIDLTTGNATNWNPNADSIVSTIAISGSSVFTGGRFTNIGGGNRNYIAELDSTTGNATSWNPNADYFVETIAFSDSSVYAGGRFTNIGAQSRNYIAEINQSNGSATNWNPNANAPVSEIVFYGSRLYIAGSFTNIGGVARNYIAELALTTGNATSWNPNSNSNVLALAVSGTTVYAGGTFVTIGRITRNRIAAIDATTGNATPWNPNANGNVYAFLVYGSKIFVGGEFTNIGGLTRNRIAAFDINTGNLTNWNPNANGNVMALAVLDSNIYAAGYFNYIGGGADIKIAALDINTGLSRNWNVDALDDSGKSTGVGVLSLAVSGSTLYFGGTFERLGLVTNLQRRRIAAIDAYTGSVKDWNPDADATVRALAVSGSNIYAGGNFTNIGGQNRNRIATIDATTGNSSFWDPNANGVVHSIIASGASIYVGGSFTNIGGTSRNYLAEIETSTGFLTIWNPNLNGWVKSISLNTNTAKVYAGGIYTSVGGETRFYFSGIDNPGDTYLPVTLTSFTANFLHTNGTVELKWSTISEINNYGFYVERSAENELNFEEIPESFVEGRGTTLEQHEYRYFDRTITLPGIYYYRLRQIDNNGLSHYSNSVMINVSTLYSADETPLEFSLKQNYPNPFNPSTTIKFSLPVKSNVSLKVYDLLGSEISTLISQELPEGNHIVRWDAKEFASGLYFYRLEAGTFTQIKKLMILK, encoded by the coding sequence ATGAATAATTTACTTAAAATCTTTTTTTTGTTAATTATCAGTTTGACTATACTTAACCAAGCACTCACCCAATCAATACAAAATAATTTATGGGTTACGAACGGTGAGGTAACAGCAACAGCTACCTCAGGCAATACTGTTTACATCGGAGGGAGTTTTACATTAGTTGGACCCGTAACAGGACGTGGAGCCGTCATTGATGTAAACACATCCCGAGCCGATACTGATTTCCCTAAAGTAAATGGAGATATTTATACTGTTACCTCGGACGGTTCCGGAGGATGGTATATAGGAGGCGTTTTTACTTCGGTAGGTGGTGTAACGCGAAATCGAATTGCCCACATACTACCGGATAAGTCCTTAAACCTGAACTGGAATCCAAATTCAAATGCTTCCATAAATGATATAGTTGTTTCTGATACAACTGTGTACGTTGCTGGAATTTTTACAAGCATTGGAGCTGCAACTAGAAATAGGATAGCCGCACTTAATGCCGTTACAGGACTTGCTTCAAGCTGGAATCCTAACGCAAACGCTTCAGTAAGTGCTTTAGTTGTTTCAGGTTCAAGCATATATGCTGGAGGTTCGTTTACCAACATTGGTGAAGCAACTAGAAACTATATCGCAAAAATTGACCTAACAACTGGCAATGCAACAAACTGGAATCCTAATGCGGATAGCATCGTTAGTACTATTGCAATTTCTGGTTCTTCAGTGTTCACAGGGGGAAGATTCACGAACATAGGTGGTGGGAACAGAAACTATATCGCCGAATTGGATTCAACAACGGGAAATGCAACAAGCTGGAATCCTAATGCAGATTATTTTGTCGAGACAATAGCTTTTTCAGATTCTTCCGTTTATGCGGGTGGAAGATTCACAAACATTGGCGCTCAATCGCGCAATTATATTGCTGAGATCAATCAATCGAACGGAAGTGCAACGAATTGGAATCCTAATGCGAATGCCCCAGTAAGTGAAATTGTTTTTTACGGATCAAGATTATATATCGCGGGTTCATTTACAAACATCGGAGGCGTTGCACGAAATTATATTGCCGAACTTGCACTAACAACCGGCAATGCCACAAGCTGGAATCCTAATTCAAATAGTAATGTCTTAGCGCTCGCTGTTTCCGGGACCACAGTGTATGCTGGGGGAACCTTTGTAACAATCGGTAGAATAACAAGAAATAGAATTGCTGCGATTGATGCAACAACTGGAAACGCTACACCTTGGAACCCGAATGCAAATGGTAATGTTTACGCTTTCTTGGTTTACGGCTCAAAAATTTTTGTCGGTGGTGAGTTTACAAATATTGGTGGACTAACAAGAAACAGAATTGCTGCATTCGACATAAACACTGGAAATTTAACAAACTGGAATCCGAATGCAAATGGCAACGTTATGGCACTCGCTGTATTAGACTCAAATATTTATGCCGCCGGATATTTTAATTACATCGGTGGTGGAGCAGATATCAAGATTGCAGCCCTTGATATTAATACTGGTCTTTCAAGAAACTGGAATGTAGATGCACTTGATGATTCCGGTAAAAGTACCGGTGTTGGAGTACTGTCACTTGCTGTCTCTGGTTCAACATTATATTTTGGTGGTACTTTTGAACGATTAGGTCTTGTTACCAATCTCCAACGGAGAAGAATCGCTGCAATCGATGCATACACTGGTAGTGTAAAAGATTGGAATCCCGATGCAGACGCGACAGTGCGTGCCTTAGCCGTTTCAGGTTCTAATATATACGCAGGAGGTAATTTTACTAATATCGGTGGCCAAAATAGAAACCGAATTGCCACAATCGATGCTACTACTGGCAATTCTTCTTTTTGGGATCCCAATGCAAATGGAGTGGTTCATTCAATTATAGCCTCCGGGGCGAGCATATATGTAGGTGGATCTTTCACAAATATAGGTGGAACCAGTCGAAATTATTTAGCAGAAATCGAAACCTCAACAGGATTTTTAACTATTTGGAATCCAAATTTAAATGGATGGGTTAAATCAATTTCGCTTAATACTAATACCGCGAAAGTATATGCAGGAGGAATTTATACATCCGTTGGTGGAGAAACTCGATTCTATTTTTCTGGAATTGATAACCCAGGCGATACGTATTTGCCCGTAACTTTAACTTCATTCACCGCCAATTTTTTACACACTAATGGGACTGTCGAATTAAAGTGGTCAACAATCAGTGAAATTAATAACTATGGTTTCTATGTAGAACGAAGTGCTGAAAATGAGTTAAATTTTGAAGAGATTCCTGAAAGCTTTGTGGAGGGACGCGGGACAACCCTTGAACAACACGAATATAGATATTTTGATAGAACTATTACTTTACCTGGTATTTACTATTACAGATTGCGTCAAATTGACAACAACGGATTATCACACTACAGCAACTCAGTGATGATAAATGTATCTACACTCTATAGTGCAGACGAAACACCTCTCGAATTCAGCCTGAAACAGAATTATCCC
- the asnB gene encoding asparagine synthase (glutamine-hydrolyzing): protein MCGIAGIINLTENHPPPSVEFLKSMIGTLSHRGPDEFGYYRDLNAGMAHARLSIIDLTTGQQPLCNEDETLWITFNGEIFNYIELRSELEIFGHRFKTKSDTEVVIHAYENWGDECFKKFNGQWAVAIWDSRRKKLVLSRDHVGILPLYIKEENNRVWFASEVKAIFADPSVTREINAIALDQIFTYWAPIAPETIFSGIEELKPGTIRIYEYGKNKIDKRYWQPTFPEKDKFSPRSYSNITEATQQLEEKLLNATKLRIMRADVPVGSYLSGGLDSSLVAWMGRKVKQGEFRTFSIRFEDAEFDETKFQHMLAATLESKHEEIVVTKKDIADYFPEIIKHTERPILRTAPVPLFILSKLVNNYGFKAVITGEGADEFLAGYDLFREDKIRRFLANQPMSKIRPLLFERLYPYLARSPMHAKGISIEFWKRGFDNLNKFDFSHVPRWTTTASLKKFFSAELQGQLQTLPKPDISDALPEEFADWDTLSRAQFLEIITLFSGYIISSQGDRMLMSHSVEGRFPFLDIDVIEFCNNLPSDYKLIGLNEKYILKRVAKGKIPDEIIERKKQPYRAPDAISFLTNSSNQYVQEMFSENLLKSFGLFDVKTSRGLFNKVSKIIKEGNYSSVSNSDNMGFIGILSAQLLVQSYIKENPSIRNNNFNFSTIIDRVQGI from the coding sequence ATGTGCGGAATAGCTGGAATTATTAATTTAACCGAAAACCATCCGCCACCATCTGTAGAATTTCTTAAAAGTATGATTGGCACACTTTCGCATCGTGGTCCTGATGAATTCGGTTATTACAGAGATTTGAACGCTGGTATGGCTCATGCTCGTTTATCAATTATTGATTTGACTACGGGACAGCAACCCCTATGTAATGAGGATGAAACTCTTTGGATTACATTTAATGGAGAAATTTTTAATTACATCGAATTACGTTCGGAGTTGGAAATATTTGGCCACCGCTTCAAAACTAAATCTGATACTGAAGTTGTAATTCATGCCTACGAGAATTGGGGAGATGAGTGCTTCAAAAAGTTTAACGGACAATGGGCTGTTGCTATTTGGGATTCTCGACGCAAAAAGCTCGTCCTATCGAGAGACCACGTGGGCATCCTTCCACTTTATATCAAAGAGGAAAACAATCGGGTATGGTTTGCGAGTGAAGTTAAAGCAATCTTTGCAGATCCTTCTGTAACCCGCGAAATAAATGCAATAGCTCTCGACCAAATTTTTACGTATTGGGCTCCCATTGCTCCTGAAACAATTTTTTCAGGAATTGAGGAATTAAAACCGGGAACTATTCGGATATATGAGTATGGTAAGAACAAAATTGATAAAAGATATTGGCAGCCTACCTTTCCGGAGAAGGATAAGTTTTCTCCAAGAAGTTATTCTAATATTACTGAAGCGACTCAACAGTTAGAAGAAAAACTTTTAAATGCAACAAAACTTCGGATTATGCGAGCTGATGTGCCGGTAGGAAGTTACCTCTCTGGCGGGTTAGATAGCTCGTTGGTAGCTTGGATGGGTCGAAAAGTTAAGCAAGGTGAATTTCGCACTTTTTCAATCCGTTTCGAAGATGCAGAATTTGATGAAACAAAATTTCAGCACATGTTAGCTGCAACTTTGGAAAGCAAGCATGAAGAAATTGTTGTTACTAAAAAAGATATTGCTGATTATTTCCCGGAAATTATAAAACATACCGAGCGACCCATTTTAAGAACGGCTCCGGTTCCTTTATTTATATTATCAAAACTTGTAAACAACTATGGTTTTAAAGCTGTAATAACCGGTGAGGGGGCTGATGAATTTCTTGCGGGCTACGACCTCTTTCGCGAAGATAAAATTCGCCGGTTTTTGGCAAATCAACCCATGTCAAAAATCCGTCCGCTTCTATTCGAACGCCTATATCCATACCTTGCCCGGTCTCCGATGCATGCCAAAGGGATCTCAATAGAATTCTGGAAACGTGGTTTCGATAATTTGAATAAATTTGACTTTTCGCATGTCCCACGTTGGACAACCACCGCAAGTTTAAAGAAATTCTTTTCGGCTGAGCTGCAAGGTCAATTACAAACTTTACCAAAACCTGATATTTCAGATGCATTGCCAGAGGAGTTTGCTGATTGGGACACCCTGTCGCGTGCACAATTTTTAGAAATAATTACTTTATTTTCAGGTTACATAATATCTTCTCAGGGCGACAGAATGCTGATGTCGCACTCGGTTGAAGGAAGATTTCCATTCCTCGATATTGATGTTATAGAATTTTGCAACAATCTCCCATCCGATTATAAGCTCATTGGACTAAACGAAAAATATATATTGAAGCGGGTAGCAAAAGGAAAAATTCCTGATGAAATTATCGAGAGGAAAAAGCAGCCCTACCGCGCACCGGATGCAATCTCCTTTTTAACTAACAGCAGTAATCAATATGTTCAGGAGATGTTTTCAGAAAACTTACTTAAATCATTCGGTTTGTTTGATGTAAAAACTTCGAGGGGGCTTTTCAATAAAGTAAGCAAAATAATTAAGGAGGGAAATTATTCATCTGTTAGTAACTCGGATAACATGGGCTTTATAGGAATTCTTTCAGCTCAATTGCTGGTTCAGAGCTATATAAAAGAAAATCCTTCAATTAGAAATAATAATTTCAACTTTTCAACAATCATCGATAGAGTACAAGGAATATGA
- a CDS encoding AMP-binding protein: protein MLYTTCDLINKYDIGFASKVVLIENNEKVTYSELQDKVNKFASFISNKGLKKGDRIAIYLPRSIDAVVALFATWLNGCIGVIINDVLKKQQVNYIIDHSGASLIISNEKMFSSLEATSLTKEAVVRIDQKFTESGNVNYPKVIGSDVALIIYTSGSTGMPKGVILSHTNLISGAYIISDYLKLNHNDIILSLLPFSFDYGLNQLLTVVLVEGTLVIQNSVFPADICKTLLTENITGMAGVPLLWQQLAHDRSPFIKKQFPSLRYITNSGGRMPESLTRLFRKCHPRVQIYLMYGLTEAFRSTYLPPTEVDVRPTSMGRAIPNVEILLLNENREKCKAGEVGEVVHRGACVALGYWRDDKNTAERFGYLDLPEHGGVYKERVVFSGDYAKMDEEGYLYYVGRKDQMIKSHSVRVSPEEIEAFLFASDMLAHVVVFAVPKNEIEQSIIAAIMPRDPSTFNSNKLLAYCKTEMPDYMIPSDIWLINSVPQTSTGKPDRVKLKELYLAREATVENKNHIAE from the coding sequence ATGCTATACACAACGTGCGATTTAATTAATAAATACGACATAGGATTTGCATCAAAGGTTGTTTTAATTGAGAACAATGAGAAAGTAACTTACTCCGAGTTACAAGATAAGGTAAATAAGTTTGCCTCATTTATTTCGAACAAAGGTTTGAAGAAAGGCGACCGGATAGCAATTTATCTTCCACGATCGATTGACGCTGTAGTAGCGCTATTTGCAACATGGCTGAACGGATGCATCGGTGTTATCATAAATGATGTTCTTAAAAAACAACAGGTGAATTATATAATCGACCACTCTGGAGCTTCACTAATCATTTCAAACGAAAAAATGTTCTCATCTCTTGAAGCTACATCATTAACAAAAGAAGCAGTGGTCCGAATCGATCAAAAGTTTACCGAATCGGGAAATGTAAATTATCCGAAAGTGATAGGTTCAGATGTCGCATTAATTATTTACACATCCGGCTCGACCGGAATGCCGAAAGGGGTAATTCTAAGTCACACAAATTTAATATCAGGTGCATACATTATATCCGATTATTTAAAGTTAAACCATAACGATATAATCTTAAGCTTGCTGCCCTTCAGTTTTGATTATGGACTTAATCAATTATTGACGGTCGTGTTAGTGGAGGGGACTCTTGTAATACAAAACTCAGTTTTCCCGGCAGATATTTGTAAAACGCTATTGACCGAAAATATTACCGGTATGGCTGGAGTTCCATTATTATGGCAGCAACTCGCGCACGATAGGTCTCCTTTTATTAAAAAACAATTTCCAAGTTTGCGCTATATTACAAATTCTGGTGGACGAATGCCCGAAAGTTTAACCCGTTTATTCCGTAAATGCCATCCACGCGTTCAGATTTATCTTATGTACGGTTTAACTGAAGCGTTCCGTTCAACTTACCTTCCGCCGACCGAAGTGGATGTTCGACCAACTTCAATGGGGCGTGCAATACCAAATGTTGAAATTCTTTTATTGAATGAAAATAGAGAAAAATGTAAAGCGGGTGAGGTAGGAGAGGTTGTCCATCGAGGGGCATGTGTTGCTTTAGGATATTGGCGCGATGATAAAAATACTGCTGAGCGTTTTGGATATTTAGATTTGCCCGAACACGGCGGTGTGTATAAAGAGCGCGTCGTTTTTTCCGGTGATTATGCGAAGATGGATGAAGAGGGTTATTTGTATTATGTCGGAAGAAAAGACCAGATGATTAAAAGTCACAGTGTAAGGGTCAGTCCTGAAGAAATTGAAGCATTTTTATTTGCATCGGATATGTTGGCTCATGTTGTGGTTTTTGCAGTTCCAAAAAATGAAATCGAACAAAGTATTATTGCGGCAATAATGCCACGCGACCCTTCGACTTTTAATAGTAATAAACTATTAGCTTACTGTAAAACAGAGATGCCGGATTACATGATACCTTCGGATATCTGGTTAATTAATAGTGTACCCCAAACTTCGACCGGTAAACCGGATAGGGTAAAACTTAAGGAATTATACTTAGCAAGGGAAGCTACGGTAGAGAATAAAAATCACATAGCAGAATGA